In Curtobacterium sp. L6-1, a genomic segment contains:
- a CDS encoding AI-2E family transporter — protein MTFEVSRAGTGVRVNAFRLGFMGAIGVLVALLAGSLVRELSTVLVYIGVALFIALGLDPLVNLLERYIPRWSAILIVVVAVLGAFVGVVFAIVPILVEQATNLVQNFPEIVGDISRQRWVQDLSRQFEGSFDVDHALESVQTFVENPGNLLSLGGGILAVGSGILSGLTGALIVIILMLYFLASMRGLKTMAYRFVPASRRENFVEVSEQVTSSVGRYVVGQITQAGINGVLSIIWLLVIGAPLPVLLASFAFLGSLIPLVGTLGAAVLISLLCLFASPATALAAAVYYLVYMQVEAYVISPRIMSRAVQVPGALVVIAAVAGATIGGVLGALVAVPAAASVIIIVQKVIYPRQELA, from the coding sequence GTGACGTTCGAGGTCAGCCGAGCGGGCACCGGGGTGCGCGTCAACGCGTTCCGCCTCGGGTTCATGGGCGCGATCGGAGTGCTCGTCGCACTGCTCGCCGGTTCGCTCGTCCGCGAACTGAGCACGGTCCTCGTCTACATCGGCGTCGCCCTGTTCATCGCGCTGGGCCTCGACCCGCTCGTGAACCTGCTCGAGCGCTACATCCCGCGGTGGTCGGCCATCCTGATCGTCGTCGTGGCCGTGCTCGGGGCGTTCGTCGGTGTCGTGTTCGCGATCGTGCCGATCCTGGTCGAGCAGGCGACGAACCTGGTGCAGAACTTCCCGGAGATCGTCGGTGACATCTCCCGGCAGAGGTGGGTGCAGGACCTCTCGCGTCAGTTCGAGGGGTCGTTCGACGTCGACCACGCGCTCGAGTCGGTGCAGACCTTCGTCGAGAACCCGGGCAACCTGCTTTCGCTCGGGGGCGGGATCCTGGCGGTCGGCAGCGGCATCCTGTCCGGCCTGACCGGGGCGCTCATCGTCATCATCCTGATGCTGTACTTCCTCGCGTCGATGCGTGGGCTGAAGACCATGGCGTACCGGTTCGTGCCGGCGTCCCGTCGCGAGAACTTCGTCGAGGTCAGCGAACAGGTCACCTCCTCGGTCGGCCGGTACGTCGTCGGGCAGATCACCCAGGCCGGCATCAACGGCGTGCTCAGCATTATCTGGCTGCTCGTCATCGGCGCGCCGCTGCCCGTGCTGCTCGCGTCGTTCGCGTTCCTCGGGTCGCTCATCCCGCTCGTCGGCACGCTCGGCGCCGCGGTCCTGATCTCGCTGCTCTGCCTGTTCGCCTCGCCGGCGACCGCCCTCGCCGCGGCCGTCTACTACCTCGTGTACATGCAGGTCGAGGCGTACGTCATCTCGCCCCGCATCATGTCGCGTGCCGTGCAGGTGCCCGGTGCCCTCGTGGTGATCGCCGCAGTCGCGGGTGCGACGATCGGCGGAGTGCTCGGTGCGCTCGTGGCCGTGCCGGCAGCGGCATCGGTCATCATCATCGTGCAGAAGGTGATCTACCCGCGCCAGGAGCTCGCGTAG
- a CDS encoding glycosyltransferase translates to MSADATTETTDTTAATGGRRPLRVLIAADTFAPDVNGAATFTEELAVGLAERGHEVHVIAPSWNRTHHGSFDEEYRGVTLTVHRLASYRWPAHAWYRFAWPWTVRKHTAPVIDALQPDVVHIQSHIVVGRGVAREAHDRGIRIIGTNHFMPENLLEYTPFGKRTTPIALKVAWRDAAKTYRLAEAITTPTELAADYLRDAIAGQPVLAISCGVDASRYTAASGRPTGNEIVFVGRVAPEKNLDVVIRALPLLPASLDARFTVVGDGDMIPKLTALAQELGVEDRVRFLGFVSDEVKLRTLTEGTVFVMPSTAELQSISSLEAMASGLPVVAADAMALPHLIDGNGALFTPGNEHDLAAKLTTVLTAPDDEYMAMRERSLTMIEAHDINRTLSTFEALYRGEPVAAGPEGR, encoded by the coding sequence GTGTCAGCAGACGCCACGACCGAGACGACCGACACCACGGCCGCCACCGGAGGGCGACGGCCGCTGCGGGTGCTCATCGCCGCCGACACCTTCGCCCCCGACGTCAACGGAGCCGCGACCTTCACCGAGGAGCTCGCGGTCGGGCTCGCCGAGCGCGGGCACGAGGTCCACGTCATCGCACCGTCCTGGAACCGGACGCACCACGGGTCCTTCGACGAGGAGTACCGGGGCGTCACCCTCACGGTGCACCGCCTGGCCTCGTACCGCTGGCCGGCGCACGCCTGGTACCGGTTCGCGTGGCCGTGGACCGTCCGCAAGCACACCGCGCCCGTCATCGACGCGCTGCAGCCCGACGTGGTGCACATCCAGTCGCACATCGTCGTCGGTCGCGGCGTCGCCCGCGAGGCGCACGACCGTGGCATCCGGATCATCGGTACGAACCACTTCATGCCCGAGAACCTGCTCGAGTACACACCCTTCGGCAAGCGCACGACGCCCATTGCGCTCAAGGTCGCCTGGCGGGACGCGGCGAAGACCTACCGGCTCGCCGAGGCGATCACCACGCCGACCGAGCTCGCTGCCGACTACCTCCGCGACGCGATCGCCGGGCAGCCCGTGCTCGCGATCTCGTGCGGCGTCGACGCCTCCCGCTACACGGCGGCGAGCGGTCGTCCGACCGGCAACGAGATCGTCTTCGTCGGCCGGGTCGCGCCCGAGAAGAACCTCGACGTCGTCATCCGGGCGCTGCCGCTCCTACCGGCCTCGCTCGACGCCCGCTTCACGGTGGTCGGCGACGGCGACATGATCCCGAAGCTCACCGCGCTCGCCCAGGAACTCGGGGTCGAGGACCGGGTGCGCTTCCTCGGGTTCGTGTCCGACGAGGTCAAGCTGCGCACGCTCACCGAGGGCACCGTCTTCGTGATGCCGTCGACCGCCGAACTGCAGAGCATCTCCTCGCTCGAGGCGATGGCATCCGGTCTGCCCGTCGTCGCCGCCGACGCGATGGCGTTGCCGCACCTGATCGACGGCAACGGGGCACTGTTCACGCCCGGGAACGAGCACGATCTCGCGGCCAAGCTGACCACGGTGCTCACCGCCCCGGACGACGAGTACATGGCGATGCGGGAGCGCAGCCTGACGATGATCGAGGCACACGACATCAACCGCACGCTCTCCACGTTCGAGGCGTTGTATCGTGGGGAACCGGTGGCCGCTGGCCCCGAGGGGCGGTAG
- a CDS encoding multidrug DMT transporter permease, with protein MTPDLPIPDAVQNLTPFAALMIPVALIGAVFLSLGAQFQSRGVQRVEARLGQQSTGLSVRHVLALLGSGNWVLGTLMLGAAIVLQLVSITYAPLIVVQPLGAVALVVTTWFSSRSSGVPLGAQARRAVWTCIGGVGLFVLIAALYGRESAIGRGQLITVLVVLAVVLALVAVSFRIVAKHRNALYYIIGAGVLYGFVATLAKVTLNRIVNGTFDWVTVFAIVGVVVASAVGAYFVQNAYSSGSADLVIAGLTVVDPIVAVGIGVVVLDEAAGAPVGAGVGFLVAGAIAVTGVFLLAKHHPDTRR; from the coding sequence GTGACACCGGACCTGCCGATCCCCGACGCGGTGCAGAACCTGACCCCGTTCGCGGCGCTGATGATCCCCGTGGCCCTCATCGGCGCGGTGTTCCTCTCGCTCGGTGCGCAGTTCCAGAGCCGGGGGGTCCAGCGCGTCGAGGCCCGACTCGGACAGCAGTCGACCGGCCTGTCCGTGCGGCACGTCCTCGCCCTGCTCGGCAGCGGCAACTGGGTGCTCGGCACGCTCATGCTCGGCGCCGCGATCGTCCTGCAGCTGGTCAGCATCACCTACGCGCCGCTCATCGTCGTCCAGCCCCTCGGCGCCGTCGCCCTCGTCGTCACGACGTGGTTCTCGTCGCGGAGCAGCGGCGTCCCGCTCGGCGCCCAGGCCAGACGGGCGGTCTGGACGTGCATCGGCGGTGTCGGCCTCTTCGTCCTCATCGCCGCGCTGTACGGGCGCGAGAGCGCGATCGGCCGCGGACAGCTCATCACCGTCCTGGTCGTGCTCGCGGTCGTCCTGGCGCTCGTCGCGGTGTCGTTCCGGATCGTCGCGAAGCACCGGAACGCCCTGTACTACATCATCGGCGCCGGCGTGCTCTACGGGTTCGTCGCGACGCTCGCGAAGGTCACGCTCAACCGGATCGTGAACGGCACCTTCGACTGGGTGACGGTGTTCGCCATCGTCGGCGTCGTCGTCGCGTCGGCCGTCGGCGCGTACTTCGTGCAGAACGCCTACTCGAGCGGGTCCGCCGACCTGGTCATCGCGGGTCTCACCGTCGTCGACCCGATCGTCGCGGTCGGCATCGGCGTGGTCGTCCTCGACGAGGCTGCCGGGGCGCCCGTCGGCGCCGGCGTCGGCTTCCTCGTCGCCGGCGCGATCGCCGTGACCGGCGTCTTCCTGCTCGCGAAGCACCACCCCGACACGCGACGCTGA
- the def gene encoding peptide deformylase: protein MPVLPIRITGEPVLHTPATEVTVFDDALRSLVADMYETMDLAPGVGLAGPQVGVDKRLFVYSWTDDDDVLWRGVAVNPVLWATPPLPESVEELDEDDESEGCLSVPGERYPLRRSEGVLLRAVDEHGEPFEIEAHGWLARVFQHEYDHLDGLLYVDRLVHPYAKQALKAVRKNSWGGPGKSWLPGRDHPEG, encoded by the coding sequence ATGCCCGTCCTGCCGATCCGGATCACCGGTGAACCCGTCCTGCACACCCCCGCGACCGAGGTGACCGTCTTCGACGACGCCCTCCGCTCGCTCGTCGCCGACATGTACGAGACGATGGACCTCGCTCCCGGGGTCGGCCTCGCGGGTCCGCAGGTCGGCGTCGACAAGCGCCTGTTCGTCTACTCGTGGACGGACGACGACGACGTCCTGTGGCGAGGTGTCGCGGTCAACCCGGTGCTCTGGGCCACTCCCCCACTGCCCGAGTCCGTCGAGGAGCTCGACGAGGACGACGAGTCCGAGGGCTGCCTCTCCGTGCCGGGCGAGCGCTACCCGCTCCGTCGCTCCGAGGGCGTCCTGCTCCGCGCGGTGGACGAGCACGGCGAGCCGTTCGAGATCGAGGCGCACGGCTGGCTCGCCCGGGTCTTCCAGCACGAGTACGACCACCTGGACGGGTTGCTCTACGTCGACCGGCTCGTGCACCCCTACGCGAAGCAGGCGCTCAAGGCCGTGCGGAAGAACAGCTGGGGCGGACCGGGCAAGTCCTGGCTGCCGGGCCGCGACCACCCCGAGGGCTGA